A single Hippocampus zosterae strain Florida chromosome 19, ASM2543408v3, whole genome shotgun sequence DNA region contains:
- the ptprk gene encoding receptor-type tyrosine-protein phosphatase kappa isoform X10 — MDTLFCLFLGLLLLFSALAGISGQIAPAHMGRSEKGSCTFDEGFPQCDYQQDPYDDFDWAHINTQEVPYVSPYLPKGSYMYVDVSQYEVGEKARFQLPLMKENDTHCIDFNYLLTSPDGSSPGTLNVLVKVNKGPLANPIWNVTTYTGKDWLKAELAVSTFWPNEYQVIFEAEVSKRKTGFIVIDDIQVLSYPCDKSPHFLRLGDVEVNAGQNATFQCIATGRDTSNNKLWLQRRNGEDIPVSQRKNINHRRFSASFHLNEVTNQDQDLYRCVTQSERGSGVSNFAGLIVREPPHPIAPPQLLGVGPTYLLIQLNANSIFGDGPIILKEVEYRMTSGSWIETHAVNSPNYKLWHLDPDTEYEIRVLLTRPGEGGTGKAGPPLITRTKCAEPMRTPKRLKIAETRSRLIAVDWESLGYNITRCHTFNVTICYHYMTANNRSKADCLDMDPKAPRHIVGNLPPYTNVSLKMILTNPEGRKESDETIIQTDEDVPGAVPTQSVRATPFEDRILLHWKEPSEPNGIIIQYEIGYSGLRSFDPSVALQRPGLTALPSNATHHLFSQLHPGVTYQLSIRASTSKGFGPATTLNVTTNISAPTIDEYDGTEAFLNETATTITVLLKPAQAKGAPVSAYQIVVEEVNPRRSRRQTSSDCFEVPVSYHSASTGGSPYYYAAQLSPSNLPEPLPFTVGDNKTYQGFWNPPLAPRKNYNIYFQAVSSTERETKTQCLRLATKGATEEPEVIPDPAKQTDRVVKIAGISAGVLVFILLVLVAILLVKKRRTYYSYSYYLKLAKKRKDAIGTTRQEMTHMVNAMDRSYADQSTLHAEDPMAVTFMDSHNHNSRLPNDPLVPTAVLGETPQ; from the exons GAAGCTGTACATTTGACGAAGGCTTCCCCCAATGTGACTACCAACAAGATCCCTATGATGACTTTGACTGGGCCCACATCAACACCCAGGAGGTGCCCTACGTATCCCCATACCTGCCCAAAG GTTCCTACATGTATGTGGACGTGTCTCAGTATGAAGTTGGGGAGAAGGCCAGGTTCCAGCTTCCGCTAATGAAGGAGAACGACACTCACTGCATCGACTTCAACTATTTACTCACCAGCCCCGATGGCTCCAGTCCCGGCACACTCAATGTCCTCGTGAAG GTGAACAAGGGTCCCCTGGCCAACCCGATATGGAACGTAACAACATACACGG GTAAAGATTGGCTGAAGGCTGAACTGGCCGTCTCCACCTTTTGGCCCAACGAATACCAG GTTATATTTGAAGCAGAAGTATCGAAGAGGAAAACGGGCTTCATCGTTATAGATGACATTCAGGTGCTCAGCTACCCGTGCG ACAAATCCCCTCATTTCCTGCGTCTCGGAGATGTTGAGGTGAACGCCGGCCAGAACGCCACCTTTCAGTGTATCGCCACTGGGCGAGACACATCCAACAATAAGCTCTGGCTTCAG CGGCGAAACGGAGAAGATATCCCCGTGTCGCAGAGGAAGAACATCAACCACCGACGATTCTCCGCCTCGTTCCATCTCAACGAAGTCACCAATCAGGATCAAGATTTGTATCGCTGCGTCACCCAGTCGGAGCGCGGCTCGGGGGTGTCCAACTTTGCCGGTCTTATTGTCAGAG AGCCTCCGCACCCCATAGCCCCGCCCCAGCTGCTCGGTGTTGGGCCGACCTACCTGCTGATTCAGCTCAACGCCAACTCCATATTTGGAGACGGTCCTATTATACTCAAAGAG GTGGAGTACCGCATGACGTCAGGCAGTTGGATCGAGACGCACGCGGTCAACTCCCCCAACTATAAGTTATGGCATCTCGACCCGGACACCGAGTACGAGATCCGAGTCTTGCTCACGCGGCCGGGAGAGGGCGGGACGGGCAAAGCCGGACCTCCGCTCATCACGCGGACAAAATGCGCAG AACCCATGCGCACTCCCAAAAGACTGAAGATTGCCGAGACCAGGTCCCGACTGATCGCGGTGGACTGGGAATCGTTGGGTTACAACATCACCCGCTGTCATACCTTCAACGTCACCATCTGTTATCACTACATGACGGCCAACAACCGCAGCAAAGCCGACTGTCTGGACATGGACCCCAAAG CACCGCGCCACATCGTCGGGAATCTCCCACCTTACACCAACGTcagtctcaaaatgattttgaccAATCCGGAGGGACGGAAAGAGAGCGATGAAACCATTATCCAAACAGATGAAGATG TTCCAGGTGCGGTTCCCACCCAGTCTGTTCGAGCCACACCGTTTGAGGATCGAATTCTTCTTCACTGGAAGGAACCATCGGAGCCCAATGGAATCATCATACAATATGAG ATCGGCTACAGTGGTCTGCGTTCTTTCGATCCGTCCGTAGCCCTCCAGCGGCCGGGACTGACGGCCCTGCCCTCCAACGCCACCCACCACCTCTTCTCCCAGCTGCACCCGGGCGTCACTTACCAGCTCTCCATACGAGCTTCCACCTCCAAGGGCTTTGGTCCTGCCACCACTTTGAATGTCACGACGAATATTTCAG ccccaaCCATAGATGAGTATGATGGAACAGAGGCCTTTCTCAATGAAACTGCGACAACCATCACTGTTCTGCTGAAACCGGCGCAGGCTAAAGGAGCACCTGTCAG CGCGTACCAGATTGTCGTGGAGGAAGTCAATCCCCGGCGAAGTCGTCGCCAAACCTCCTCCGATTGTTTTGAG GTTCCAGTTTCTTATCACAGCGCATCTACCGGCGGATCCCCGTATTATTATGCCGCTCAGCTGTCCCCCAGCAACCTCCCCGAGCCCCTCCCGTTCACGGTTGGAGACAACAAGACCTACCAG GGTTTTTGGAATCCTCCATTGGCTCCCAGGAAGAACTACAACATCTACTTTCAAGCCGTTAGCAGCACCGAGCGG GAAACTAAAACCCAGTGTTTGAGGCTTGCCACTAAAG GGGCGACCGAGGAGCCCGAAGTCATCCCCGACCCCGCCAAGCAGACGGACCGCGTGGTGAAGATCGCCGGCATCAGCGCCGGTGTCCTCGTCTTCATTCTGCTGGTGCTGGTAGCCATCTTATTGGTCAAGAAGAG GAGGACCTACTATTCGTACTCTTATTACCT GAAGCTCGCAAAGAAGCGTAAGGACGCCATCGGAACCACCCGCCAGGAAATGACGCATATGGTCAATGCCATGGACCGCAGCTACGCCGACCAGAGCACTCTGCACGCGGAGGACCCCATGGCAGTGACCTTCATGGACTCGCACAACCACAACAGCAGAT TGCCCAACGATCCGCTGGTCCCCACCGCTGTGTTAGGTGAGACCCCCCAATAG